One Prosthecodimorpha staleyi DNA window includes the following coding sequences:
- a CDS encoding efflux transporter outer membrane subunit: MARRGSIRSPPSREIEIMTINGDPARLGRPCYRHADPVPPGGTQCPRASRARMTGRVQAATVPLPVGPQPHIRGAAQRRSPGCERPLTAGAGGSRARWTGIAYASCLVAVLVLGGCAVGPDYAGPPAADLPARWHRATDQTTATPPALAEWWRDLHDPLLDRLMAQAVDGNLDVASAKAKIRAARALRREAIGGLLPTVEETASATRQQTTTTSSVGAITPVSNLFQAGFDASWEIDLFGAEARTVEAASANVEAARNDLDSTLLTLVGDVASTYVEARGYQARIALARRTAKSQRETAALTRTKFDIGSASAVDSSKATAQAASTEANIPGLESSLSQAVHRLAILTGREPGTLIGAMAKGGPIPSPRRGLPSGIPADVLANRPDIRAAERRLAQYTAKVGAAEAALYPSVGLTGSVSTSATRVGDLGKASTIAWSWGPSVTIPIFEGGRLVAARDEAAAVRDQYFIAWRQSVLTALEDVENALVSLAKERSRSRSLAEAANQYRRAATLSRTLYQSGSSSFLGVLDAERSLYSAEDALIQSRVAIATDHIALAKALGGGWTRALDTTKPEVSDTNTQPHLRPATAAIDP, translated from the coding sequence ATGGCGCGGCGCGGCTCGATCCGGTCGCCGCCCTCGCGCGAGATTGAAATCATGACGATCAACGGAGATCCTGCCAGGCTCGGGCGGCCCTGCTACCGTCACGCGGACCCCGTTCCGCCGGGCGGCACTCAGTGCCCAAGGGCATCCCGTGCGCGCATGACGGGCAGGGTCCAGGCGGCAACCGTTCCACTGCCCGTTGGGCCCCAACCGCACATACGGGGGGCAGCCCAACGCCGAAGCCCTGGTTGCGAACGGCCGCTCACCGCGGGGGCTGGCGGTTCCCGGGCCCGGTGGACCGGCATCGCATACGCCAGCTGTCTCGTCGCCGTACTGGTCCTCGGCGGATGTGCCGTCGGTCCCGACTATGCCGGCCCTCCGGCGGCGGACCTGCCCGCCCGTTGGCATCGGGCGACCGACCAGACGACCGCAACACCGCCCGCACTGGCGGAATGGTGGCGCGACCTGCACGATCCCCTGCTCGACCGGCTGATGGCGCAGGCGGTGGACGGCAATCTCGATGTCGCTTCCGCCAAGGCGAAGATCCGCGCCGCCCGAGCCCTGCGTCGGGAGGCGATCGGCGGTCTCCTGCCGACGGTCGAGGAAACCGCTTCGGCGACCCGCCAGCAGACGACGACCACATCGAGCGTAGGCGCCATCACCCCCGTATCGAACCTCTTCCAGGCCGGTTTCGACGCCAGTTGGGAGATCGACCTCTTCGGCGCGGAAGCCCGTACCGTCGAGGCGGCGAGCGCCAATGTCGAAGCGGCCCGAAACGATCTCGATTCGACCCTGCTCACCTTGGTCGGCGATGTCGCGTCGACCTATGTCGAAGCGCGCGGCTACCAGGCGCGCATCGCCCTCGCGCGCCGCACCGCCAAATCCCAGCGGGAGACGGCGGCGCTGACCCGCACCAAGTTCGACATCGGGTCGGCATCCGCCGTCGACAGTTCGAAGGCCACGGCGCAGGCGGCGAGCACCGAGGCCAACATTCCCGGACTTGAGTCCTCGCTGTCCCAGGCCGTCCATCGCCTGGCGATCCTGACCGGTCGGGAGCCGGGCACGCTGATCGGGGCCATGGCGAAGGGCGGACCGATCCCGTCGCCCCGTCGCGGCCTGCCTTCCGGCATTCCTGCCGACGTGCTCGCCAACCGTCCCGACATCCGCGCCGCGGAACGACGCCTCGCTCAGTATACGGCGAAGGTCGGCGCCGCCGAAGCCGCGCTCTATCCCAGCGTCGGTCTCACCGGGTCGGTCTCGACATCGGCCACTCGCGTCGGCGATCTCGGCAAGGCCTCGACCATCGCCTGGTCGTGGGGGCCGTCGGTAACGATCCCGATCTTCGAGGGCGGCCGGCTGGTCGCCGCACGCGACGAAGCCGCTGCGGTTCGCGATCAGTATTTCATCGCTTGGCGCCAGAGCGTCCTCACGGCGCTCGAAGATGTCGAGAATGCGCTTGTCTCGCTGGCCAAGGAGCGCAGCCGCTCGCGCAGCCTCGCGGAAGCCGCGAACCAGTACAGGCGCGCCGCAACCCTGTCGCGAACTCTCTATCAAAGCGGCAGTTCGAGCTTTCTGGGCGTGCTCGACGCGGAGCGCTCGCTTTACTCGGCCGAAGATGCGCTCATCCAGAGCCGCGTCGCCATCGCCACCGACCACATCGCCCTCGCCAAGGCCTTGGGAGGTGGATGGACCCGGGCTCTCGACACGACAAAACCCGAGGTGTCGGACACGAACACGCAACCCCATCTTCGCCCCGCGACCGCAGCGATCGACCCATGA
- a CDS encoding TetR/AcrR family transcriptional regulator: MVEKRQRGRPKVSPDAEQRDRIVDIGRGVFLERGYGRSTMDEVAARGCVSKKTLYRFFANKLELFAAVVEAHRHSMLAFPDDLDACDVEAALRVIVRLDIDADQDRERHALLEMAFFEAAAHPELHEVIFVHGAERSRRDLTERLQQWAAAGKLVLDDAGLAAGILMDMVFGSGRRPPRPGEPEDPEARRRRLKACIAVFLRGTMPRQGLPAAPLQDERRPAPR; the protein is encoded by the coding sequence GTGGTGGAGAAGCGACAACGCGGGCGGCCCAAGGTGTCGCCTGATGCCGAGCAGCGGGACCGTATCGTCGACATCGGGCGCGGCGTCTTCCTCGAACGCGGCTACGGACGGTCCACGATGGACGAGGTGGCTGCCCGCGGGTGCGTCTCGAAAAAGACGCTCTACCGCTTCTTCGCCAACAAGCTGGAGCTTTTCGCTGCCGTGGTCGAGGCCCATCGCCATTCGATGCTGGCCTTTCCGGACGATCTCGACGCGTGCGACGTCGAGGCGGCGCTACGGGTGATCGTTCGCCTCGACATCGACGCCGATCAGGACCGGGAACGCCACGCACTGCTCGAAATGGCCTTCTTCGAGGCCGCGGCCCATCCCGAGCTGCACGAGGTGATCTTTGTCCATGGAGCGGAGCGGTCGCGGCGCGATCTGACAGAACGCCTGCAGCAGTGGGCGGCGGCGGGCAAACTCGTGCTCGACGACGCCGGTCTTGCCGCGGGCATTCTCATGGACATGGTCTTCGGCTCCGGCCGCCGGCCGCCGCGACCCGGCGAACCGGAAGATCCGGAAGCGCGGCGCCGGCGCCTGAAAGCCTGCATTGCCGTGTTCCTGCGCGGCACCATGCCGCGCCAAGGCCTGCCCGCCGCCCCCCTCCAGGACGAACGGCGGCCGGCGCCCCGGTGA
- a CDS encoding YciE/YciF ferroxidase family protein, producing the protein MVSKTLDDLFLDTLKDIYYAERKILKALPKMARGAVSPELKAAFEKHRDETQGQIERLQQIFELLSKRAVGKTCAAIEGILDEGEDILEEYKGSPALDAGLISSAQAVEHYEMTRYGTLHRWAQDLGMSEAAKLLAETLEEEKSTDKALTGLADASANAKAKAKKAAA; encoded by the coding sequence ATGGTCTCCAAGACCCTCGACGATCTCTTTTTGGACACCCTCAAGGACATCTACTACGCCGAACGCAAGATCCTGAAGGCACTGCCGAAGATGGCGCGCGGCGCGGTTTCGCCGGAACTCAAGGCGGCCTTCGAGAAGCATCGCGACGAGACCCAGGGCCAGATCGAGCGGCTGCAGCAGATCTTCGAACTGCTCAGCAAACGCGCGGTCGGCAAGACCTGTGCGGCGATCGAAGGCATCCTCGATGAGGGTGAGGACATCCTGGAGGAGTACAAGGGCTCGCCCGCCCTCGACGCTGGCCTGATCTCGTCCGCCCAGGCGGTCGAGCACTACGAGATGACCCGCTATGGCACCCTGCATCGCTGGGCGCAGGACCTCGGCATGTCCGAGGCGGCGAAGCTCCTCGCCGAGACGCTCGAGGAGGAAAAGTCGACCGACAAGGCCCTGACCGGACTGGCGGACGCTTCCGCCAACGCCAAGGCGAAGGCGAAGAAGGCCGCCGCCTGA
- a CDS encoding MacB family efflux pump subunit: protein MRDEPMISLHGVGREYPAGEGTVAVLADIDLDVRAGEFVAIMGASGSGKSTLMNILGCLDRPSSGAYRFKGRSTAELDPDELAELRREHFGFIFQRYHLLSELSAVGNTEIPAIYAGTPGAVRQERAAALLTRLGLADRIAHRPGQLSGGQQQRVSIARALMNGADVVLADEPTGALDRRSGEEVLKILAELNAEGHTVILVTHDAQVARRARRIVVISDGRIVSDEPNPAESGEDGPAGASLGTGPGPTPPSVGRLRAFVARFEESFHMAILAMLAHRMRTFLTMLGIVIGISSVVAMVALGEGSRQKVLSNISSLGTNTLEIFPGKDFGDVRSARIKTLVLADAEALARETWVAGVTPTVSTSSTLRYGAIEASAQVNGVGPDYFEVKATKLKTGRFFDAGAARAMSQEIVIDENSAKTLFPDPSESPIGKVILVGKVPCTIIGVTQKQQGFGASGNLSVFLAYTTVQVRFLGDTSLRSILLRVADTVDTTLAEQAATAFLIRRHGTKDFFVLNTDDIRQTITATTTTLALLIAAIAVISLVVGGIGVMNIMLVSVSERVKEIGVRMAVGARRSDILRQFLTEAVLVCLIGGVLGVAVALAAGFVFALLGSTFVFVYSATTILAAFGCSTLIGVVFGWLPAHGAARLDPVAALARD from the coding sequence ATGCGCGACGAGCCGATGATTTCGCTGCATGGCGTCGGTCGGGAATACCCGGCCGGCGAGGGCACCGTCGCTGTGCTCGCCGACATCGATCTCGACGTGCGCGCCGGCGAGTTCGTGGCCATCATGGGCGCCTCGGGTTCCGGCAAGTCGACCCTGATGAACATCCTCGGCTGCCTCGACCGCCCCTCGAGCGGCGCATACCGCTTCAAGGGCCGCTCCACCGCCGAACTCGACCCGGACGAACTCGCCGAACTCAGACGCGAGCACTTCGGCTTCATCTTCCAGCGCTATCACCTGCTCTCGGAACTTTCCGCGGTCGGAAACACGGAGATTCCCGCCATCTATGCCGGCACCCCCGGCGCCGTGCGGCAGGAGCGCGCCGCCGCCCTGCTCACCCGCCTCGGCCTTGCCGACCGTATCGCCCATCGCCCCGGACAGCTTTCCGGCGGCCAGCAGCAGCGCGTCTCGATCGCCCGCGCCCTGATGAACGGCGCCGACGTGGTCCTCGCCGACGAGCCGACCGGCGCGCTCGATCGCCGCTCCGGCGAGGAGGTCTTGAAGATTCTCGCCGAGCTCAATGCCGAGGGCCACACGGTGATCCTCGTCACCCACGACGCCCAAGTGGCCCGGCGCGCGCGCCGCATCGTGGTGATTTCGGACGGCCGCATCGTCTCCGACGAACCAAATCCGGCCGAGAGCGGCGAGGACGGCCCGGCCGGCGCCAGCCTCGGGACCGGGCCGGGACCGACCCCGCCGAGTGTCGGGCGCCTGCGCGCCTTCGTCGCCCGCTTCGAGGAATCGTTCCACATGGCGATACTCGCCATGCTGGCCCATCGCATGCGCACGTTTCTCACCATGCTCGGCATCGTCATCGGCATCTCGTCGGTGGTGGCCATGGTGGCGCTCGGCGAAGGCTCGCGCCAGAAGGTCCTGTCCAACATCTCGAGCCTCGGCACCAATACGTTGGAGATCTTCCCGGGCAAGGACTTCGGCGACGTGCGTTCGGCCCGTATCAAGACCCTGGTCCTCGCCGACGCGGAGGCGCTCGCCCGCGAGACCTGGGTCGCCGGCGTCACCCCCACGGTCTCGACCTCCTCCACCCTGCGCTATGGTGCGATCGAGGCCAGCGCGCAGGTCAACGGCGTCGGCCCCGACTATTTCGAGGTCAAGGCGACGAAGCTGAAGACCGGCCGCTTCTTCGACGCCGGCGCCGCCCGAGCCATGTCGCAGGAAATCGTGATCGACGAGAACAGCGCCAAGACGCTGTTTCCCGACCCGAGCGAAAGCCCGATCGGCAAGGTGATCCTGGTCGGCAAGGTGCCGTGCACGATAATCGGCGTCACCCAGAAGCAACAGGGTTTCGGCGCCAGCGGCAATCTCTCCGTCTTCCTGGCCTACACAACCGTGCAGGTGCGTTTCCTGGGCGACACCTCTTTGCGCTCGATCCTGCTGCGCGTCGCCGACACCGTCGACACCACCCTGGCCGAACAGGCCGCCACCGCATTCCTGATCCGCCGTCACGGCACCAAGGACTTCTTCGTCCTCAATACCGACGACATCCGCCAGACCATTACGGCCACCACGACGACGCTCGCCCTGCTGATCGCCGCCATTGCGGTCATCTCGCTGGTGGTCGGCGGCATCGGGGTGATGAACATCATGCTTGTGTCGGTGTCGGAACGGGTGAAGGAGATCGGGGTGCGCATGGCGGTCGGAGCCCGGCGCTCCGACATCCTGCGCCAGTTTCTGACCGAGGCGGTCCTGGTCTGCCTCATCGGCGGCGTGCTCGGCGTGGCGGTCGCCTTGGCGGCCGGCTTCGTCTTCGCCCTTCTCGGGTCGACCTTCGTCTTCGTCTATTCCGCAACGACCATCCTGGCCGCCTTCGGCTGTTCCACCCTGATCGGCGTCGTCTTCGGTTGGCTGCCCGCCCATGGCGCGGCGCGGCTCGATCCGGTCGCCGCCCTCGCGCGAGATTGA
- a CDS encoding nucleoside hydrolase, protein MDLGKRAGLAALGGLVATLLAACQPESQIAQQVDNDVTPRAQCTVIDTDFDIDDMMAIPIVIGNRHVAAIITSEGYTRAEAGAAALARLIAEPGQRAIPVIAGANSDRDPADIAKTWPWLQYFRNAMNRANNFLAVAPPVAATKPDFVEALVAATASCKTIDFVMIGSYSSFAKYSPALSNKISHVVSMGKPIGDPAQRPGNFSFNCEYDMPACELATRQIKSYKGIWVDVPRNKPVRYEPSLAMVEGLKDAGLPGTLKAALLGKRDTWDPVKVAKEAGGPGGLSLLWDQSASLYLLHPEAFVPVGGHFEPRLIGESDEATLAGMRRMWTDDTNRAVTYK, encoded by the coding sequence ATGGATTTGGGGAAACGTGCGGGACTTGCAGCGCTGGGCGGACTGGTCGCGACGCTGCTGGCGGCGTGCCAGCCGGAGTCGCAGATTGCGCAGCAGGTCGACAATGATGTGACGCCGCGGGCGCAATGCACGGTGATCGATACGGATTTCGATATCGACGACATGATGGCGATCCCGATCGTGATCGGAAATCGCCACGTAGCGGCGATCATCACCTCCGAGGGCTATACGCGGGCGGAGGCGGGCGCGGCGGCCCTGGCGCGCCTCATCGCGGAGCCGGGACAACGCGCCATTCCGGTGATCGCGGGGGCGAACAGCGATCGCGACCCGGCCGACATCGCCAAGACCTGGCCCTGGCTGCAGTATTTCCGCAATGCCATGAACCGGGCGAACAATTTCCTCGCCGTCGCCCCGCCGGTCGCCGCCACGAAGCCGGATTTCGTGGAGGCTCTGGTTGCCGCGACGGCGTCCTGCAAGACGATCGATTTCGTGATGATCGGCAGCTACTCGTCGTTCGCCAAGTATAGCCCGGCGCTGTCGAACAAGATCTCCCATGTCGTCAGCATGGGCAAGCCGATCGGGGACCCGGCGCAACGACCTGGAAACTTCTCGTTCAACTGTGAATACGATATGCCGGCCTGTGAATTGGCGACGCGGCAGATCAAGTCCTACAAGGGCATCTGGGTCGACGTGCCGCGCAACAAGCCGGTGCGCTACGAACCCTCGCTGGCCATGGTCGAGGGTTTGAAGGATGCCGGCCTGCCGGGCACCCTGAAGGCAGCACTCCTGGGCAAGCGCGACACCTGGGATCCGGTCAAGGTCGCCAAGGAAGCCGGCGGACCGGGCGGCCTCTCCCTGCTGTGGGACCAGAGCGCATCGCTCTATCTCCTGCACCCGGAGGCTTTCGTTCCGGTCGGGGGACATTTCGAGCCGCGTTTGATCGGCGAGTCCGACGAAGCGACCTTGGCGGGCATGCGGCGGATGTGGACGGACGACACGAACCGGGCCGTTACCTACAAGTAG
- a CDS encoding efflux RND transporter periplasmic adaptor subunit, whose translation MTPTIRTLIAGLGVAGLLAGLWWWRGVGARDPLADLLVAEATVADLQQTVQATGTLRPVRLVAVGAQVSGRITAMKVAIGDTVKAGDLVATIDSVTQENDLKSAEAALADVRAQKRQKEASLVYAEAVLERETATYAKQASSKDALESARATVATTRAQIDSLTAQIAQAEVKVDTARVDLGYTRIVAPIDGTVLLVVTQEGQTVNAVQSAPTIVVLGRIDRMTVRAEISEADAPKVRLGQPVVFSILGDFDRRWEAKLESLDPAPDTLRSDSQITSSTTSTASSSSSSSSSSSSAIYYYGRFDVPNPDGVLRTYMTAQVKVILGEAKGVVTVPTAALSSARVGSERTVEVIGAGGTTERRRVEVGLDDKVRAEIRSGLRAGERVVVGRRSAEAKASSMPGPPGGL comes from the coding sequence ATGACCCCCACGATCCGTACGCTGATCGCCGGCCTCGGCGTCGCCGGTCTCCTCGCAGGCCTGTGGTGGTGGCGCGGCGTCGGCGCGCGCGATCCGCTCGCCGACCTCCTTGTCGCCGAAGCGACCGTCGCCGATCTGCAGCAGACCGTGCAGGCGACGGGCACGCTGCGGCCGGTGCGTCTGGTGGCCGTCGGCGCCCAGGTGTCGGGTCGCATCACGGCGATGAAGGTGGCGATCGGCGACACCGTGAAGGCCGGCGACCTCGTCGCCACCATCGACAGCGTCACCCAGGAGAACGACCTCAAGAGCGCCGAGGCCGCGCTTGCCGACGTGCGCGCCCAGAAGCGCCAGAAGGAGGCGAGCCTCGTCTATGCCGAGGCGGTGCTCGAACGCGAGACAGCCACCTATGCCAAGCAGGCGAGTTCGAAGGACGCCCTCGAAAGCGCCCGCGCGACGGTGGCCACCACCCGCGCCCAGATCGATTCCCTCACCGCCCAGATCGCCCAGGCCGAGGTCAAGGTCGACACCGCCCGGGTCGATCTCGGCTATACGCGCATCGTGGCCCCGATCGACGGCACCGTGCTGCTGGTGGTCACCCAGGAGGGCCAGACCGTTAACGCCGTGCAGTCGGCGCCGACCATCGTGGTTCTCGGCCGCATCGATCGCATGACGGTGCGCGCCGAGATTTCCGAGGCCGACGCGCCCAAGGTCCGGCTCGGTCAGCCGGTGGTCTTCTCCATTCTGGGCGACTTCGACCGCCGCTGGGAGGCGAAGCTCGAATCGCTCGATCCCGCCCCCGACACCCTGCGCTCCGACAGCCAGATCACCTCGTCGACCACCTCGACCGCGTCCAGTTCCTCCTCGTCCTCGTCGTCCAGTTCATCGGCAATCTACTATTACGGCCGCTTCGACGTGCCCAATCCGGACGGCGTGCTGCGCACCTACATGACCGCCCAGGTCAAGGTGATCCTCGGCGAGGCCAAGGGCGTCGTCACGGTGCCCACCGCAGCGCTCTCTTCGGCACGTGTGGGATCGGAGCGCACCGTCGAGGTGATCGGCGCCGGCGGGACGACCGAACGGCGCAGGGTCGAGGTCGGTCTCGACGACAAGGTCCGCGCAGAGATCCGCTCCGGGCTCAGGGCCGGCGAAAGGGTCGTCGTCGGCCGCCGTTCGGCCGAGGCCAAGGCGTCGTCGATGCCCGGCCCGCCCGGAGGGCTGTGA
- a CDS encoding alpha/beta hydrolase family protein, with amino-acid sequence MTASSTQFPQSGSAAGPTRGRVPIAGSRRDLLKGACAVAAGLSWVGAARADGTTKAKGLIDATARVTAARLDAMVAEAFPHFNRPVILPAFDARRHGARYDVDLHRLVTTTTVPETGETVKISGLLALPVGVTGPLPVVSWQHGTILSFDQVPSNMVLLADPAYRMSDEKDSLETLFNIQRFAAQGYAVIAADYLGKGPFRAGRGEAYAVKDATVRTCLDILETGLEAMKSLKAEPGRLFLNGWSQGALNTQWLHQDLRRQSRSITASAVQSPFNDLTESWRYWAGAQTFPPLEGAKDYPAAPNWISLCMIIALGSYQQYYGLDGLIKSATRPEFHDLALKYWADYALDFDRSKPFPSGETLLVPGFFDRFTDDRNSAFLRQIGLNIANVQRYDAPIRFYYGLADEAIRPAMSRRALAAGGRFASGAAVAGASHRGTFLASLYGDGSTLDGQENVVDWFTSLNK; translated from the coding sequence ATGACGGCATCCTCGACACAGTTCCCGCAGTCCGGATCTGCTGCCGGACCGACCCGCGGGCGGGTCCCGATCGCGGGGAGCCGGCGCGACCTGCTGAAGGGCGCCTGCGCGGTCGCCGCTGGCCTGTCGTGGGTCGGGGCGGCTCGCGCCGACGGCACCACCAAGGCCAAGGGCCTCATCGACGCCACGGCCCGTGTGACGGCCGCCCGCCTCGACGCCATGGTGGCCGAGGCCTTCCCGCACTTTAATCGGCCCGTCATCCTGCCCGCGTTCGACGCTCGCCGTCACGGCGCCCGCTACGATGTCGACCTGCACCGCCTCGTGACCACGACGACCGTTCCGGAGACCGGCGAGACGGTCAAGATCAGCGGGCTTCTGGCCTTGCCGGTCGGCGTCACCGGGCCATTGCCGGTGGTGTCATGGCAGCACGGCACCATTCTGTCGTTCGATCAGGTTCCGTCCAACATGGTCCTGCTGGCCGATCCGGCGTATCGGATGAGCGACGAGAAGGATTCTCTGGAAACGCTGTTCAACATCCAGCGCTTCGCCGCCCAGGGCTATGCGGTGATCGCCGCCGACTATCTCGGCAAGGGTCCCTTCAGGGCCGGGCGGGGCGAGGCCTATGCGGTCAAGGATGCGACCGTGCGCACCTGCCTGGACATCCTGGAGACCGGCCTCGAAGCGATGAAGTCGCTGAAGGCGGAGCCCGGCCGGCTGTTCCTGAACGGCTGGTCGCAGGGCGCCCTCAATACGCAGTGGCTGCACCAGGACCTGCGCCGTCAGTCGCGCTCCATCACGGCCTCGGCCGTGCAGAGCCCATTCAACGATCTGACCGAATCCTGGCGCTACTGGGCCGGCGCCCAGACCTTTCCGCCGCTCGAGGGCGCCAAGGACTATCCGGCTGCCCCAAACTGGATCTCGCTCTGCATGATAATCGCGCTGGGCAGCTATCAACAGTATTATGGTCTCGATGGACTGATCAAAAGCGCCACAAGGCCCGAATTCCACGATCTCGCGCTCAAATACTGGGCCGACTATGCCTTGGACTTCGATCGATCCAAACCGTTCCCCAGCGGCGAGACCCTGCTCGTACCCGGTTTCTTCGACCGCTTCACGGATGATCGCAACAGCGCCTTCCTGAGGCAGATCGGGCTCAACATCGCCAACGTCCAACGCTACGATGCGCCGATCCGCTTCTACTACGGGCTGGCCGACGAGGCGATCCGGCCGGCCATGTCGCGCCGGGCGCTAGCCGCCGGCGGCCGGTTTGCCAGCGGGGCTGCGGTCGCGGGCGCCAGCCATCGCGGCACATTCCTGGCCTCGCTCTACGGCGACGGGTCGACGCTCGATGGTCAGGAAAATGTCGTCGACTGGTTCACGAGCCTGAACAAATAG